A segment of the Ammospiza caudacuta isolate bAmmCau1 chromosome 2, bAmmCau1.pri, whole genome shotgun sequence genome:
ACCGACCCCACCAGGGGTTGCAGGGGTGGGGGGGCTGCACAGTCCCCACCCCTGGACCCTCTGAAACCCACCAGAACCCCCCAGGTGATGCCACGGACCCCCAGTACCTCAGGGATTATTTTGGGTGCCCCCTCTCCAAGACCCCAAGCAGCTGTAGGACGCTGAAGGGGCACCCCATGGGAAGCCCCCTCAAGTGGGGTGAGGAGAGGGATGCCCCACCCAGCCCCCCTGGCCTCTAGGGGCCCTTTGGGGGGTGATGATGAAGAAGCTCTTGGGGGCATTGGGATGGTGACAAGGAGCATGCCAGGCTGTTGGGGGAGTGGTCTGAGGTACCCAAATGGGCAAGAAGGGGACAAGGGACCTGGTCCCCACCTTGCTGGGGCCAGTACAGCCAGCTTGGAGGGGTCACAGATTATGCTGGGACCCAGCTCTTCCCCCTTGGTTCCCACCTTGCCCCCCTCCCCACGCCGAGAGCTCCAGCACACCGATTGCATGAACATGATAAAAACCACTCCAGGTTTACAAACACCTCCAAACACAGGAGCTGGGGTTTAGTGGGGGGAGTTCACCCCCCCAGTAACAGAGGGGGGAGGTTGGGGTATGCCAGGGGCACCTGGCCCATCCTTCATCTCAGCCGGAGTGAGGGGTGGGGGGTCTGGGGTAGCATCACCCCCATCCCCCCGAGgacagggagagcctggagggAGCATCCCAGAGGGGAAAGCacagtgggagcagccctgccctggggacccTCCTGGAAGGACACTTGGcaaggctggggctgagcacccACTAGGAGAGccggctgccagccctgctgtccccaagggtgACACAGACCCCCGTGGGGACAGACCCAGCCAGTGCCAATGGGCaaatgggctgggatgggggatCTGCCCCGCAGGCACTGCTGGtgtgggatgggctctgggggAAGGCActgagctggctctgctctgacaGGAttcccaggctggggatggactcccagcatggggacaggcactcccagagaggggacagggaccccatggtggggacagggactccagggacagggacggaATCCCCACAATGGGGACAGTAGAACCCCTGGGAATGGAACCTCTGGGTGGGATGGACCCTCAGGGTGGGGTGGGGCACCTGGGAATGAGGACAGAACCCCCAGGGACCACCATAGTGGGGATGGGACCCCCAGGAATGGTAACAGGGACACCTGGGTTGGAGACGGAACCCCcggagatggggacagggacccccaggggTGGGGACAGCATATCCAGAGCAGGGATAGGGATCAGAGTGGGGGTAGAACCCCTGGTGTGCAGATATGAGGtccagggtggggacaggatgctctggagctgggagaggggtCTACAGCAAGGGGAGGGGGCACCCAAGGATGGTGACAGGCACCTCCTGGGTGGGAATGGGGATCTTCCAGGGTGGGAATGGGACATCATGTTGGGAACAAGGACCCTGAGGGGGACAGGTGCCCTggagtggggacagggatgcccagggtggagACAGGAACCTTCACAGTGGGGATGGGACTTTCAGGGTGGGGACAGAATCCTTAGAATTGGGGATAGGGACCCTGAGCTGGGCCTAGTGTTGTCTATGGGGGCTGGCTGAgctatcccatcccatcccatcccatcccatcccatcccatcccatcccatcccatcccatcccatcccaggcaTCATGAAGGCACTTGGGTTGAGACATGACTTTGCTCAGAGCCTCCTCCTAACTGTGAGGGCTCATGGGGGGAGCCAGGGTCCCAATTAGGGAGCCAGGCTACCCCCAAACACCTCTTCCCCCATCCCTTCTcccaataaataaaaaaataacttaaatGTGAGGACACCCCATGGGAATCCTCATGTGAAATTATCTGACCAGGACCCACCACCCCCCTGTCCCTCACTCCCCCTTCCTGCCCCACTACCCTGCACCCAGGGTGGGGTGGGCTGTGGAGGTCATGGGGTTCCCACTTGCTGCTGGTGATGGTGGGATGCagggtgtggggctgtgggatgaaggatcctcagctgcaggatgcacagctgcaggatCTGGGATGCACATCCATGGGACCCAGGATATGGGGTCACAGGATGCCGGGCTGCAGACACACGGCCGCAGGATCTGAGGGATCTGGGATGCGTGGCCGCAGGATCTGGGATGCTCAGCTGCAGGATGCAGGGCCACAGGCTCCAGGACACGTGGCAGCAGGATACAGAATGCACAGCCGTGGGGTCCAGGATGTCCAtctgtgggatgcaggatgctGGGCCACAGGACACACTACTGcaaggtgtgagatgcagggctgcagggtctGGGATGCTGGGCCACGGGAAGCACGGGATGCTGGATGTGTGGTGGCAGCTACTTGCGGAGCTGGAGGCTCTCCAGAAGGACGCGCTTGTGGCCGGGCTCCAGCACTCCAGCCTCCTCCAGGTCCTCCTCTGTGATGTCACTGGGAATGAAGCACAAAGATGGGGCTCTCTGACCCTGAGGGGCACCCCACCCCACATGGGGGTGCGAGAGCCCCCACTCAGGCTGCTGGGCGCACACCGGGCTCCATCCTGTCCCTGCCGTGGGGTTTTGTGACCCTCAGGGGCACTGGGGATCCCGAGAGGCAAAGGGCACAGGGGAGCAATGGGGAcatccaggagcagcagggactgccAAGGGCAGCACAGAACCTTTGGGGGCCCTCCAGGGGCAGTGGGGACTCCCAGGGGAAGTGGAGACCTGCAGAAGGCAGTGGGGAACCCCAGGGATAGTGGGGACCATCAAGGGCAGCACCTCAAGAGACCTCCCCAGAACCCAGGCAGCACTGTGACCCCCTGGGGAAGTCATGCACTCActggggctggccaggctgggggtggGAGTGGGTGGGGGTCCCTGCCCACCATCCTGGGGGGCTGCTCACCTGAGGAACTCCAGGTCGTCCCAGCCGTTGCGCACCAGCCCCTCCTCGTACCGCTCCAGCCCCAGCGCCCGCAGCCACTCGCCCACGCCGGGCACGGTGCCCACGCCGCGGCCCAGCGCCTGCGCCCCGACAGCCTCAGCACCATTGGGCACCCCAAAGGGAGGCCCAGCCGAGGTGCCGAGGACCCCCACCCACCCTGCATCACCCACCTCCTCAGCCAGGTCCTCCTGGATGCTCTCCTGGatggagtggggagggaaggcaagGGGGCGGCCATAGTCAGGGTGCAGGCAGCGGGGAGGCAAGGCCCCCTTGGCCAGCAGCGGTGGTGGAGGGACCAccctccccttcccaccccCGTAGTCCACCTCACTCAGTGTCTTGGCCATCTGCAGCACCGAGCAGGAGCGGTCATCCAGCAGCCCTCCCGGCAGGCCCCCAGGAGCGGGCAGTGCCCCgggagcaggcagtgccccGGGAACGGGCATCCCGCCAGCcccctccatcccaaatccagccctggCGGCTGGGGGTGGCCGGGGGTGCAGCTTGGGCAGGGGAGCCTCTCCGaaggcagcagggtgggatttggggtcctcACACCCACTggatgccagcagctccttggggGTGCCCAAGAAGGTGTTTTGGGGGAGCTCCAGCTCccgcggcagcggcggcggggggaAATCTGGCGGGGGCAGGTTCAGggtgcccagctcctcctcctcatcgCTCTCGCCACCACAGCATGCCGAGGGGCACTGGCAGCGCTCCGGCACTGCCACCTGCACCTTGGCCTTGGGGGGCTTGCCAGGGTcccctggcaccagcagctggtgGGGGACCCCCTCCAGCACGTAGTACGCTGGGTTGTTGAAGCTGTTCTTCAGGGGACCCCCTGAGACATCTGGCACTGCCTCCACCTTGgacctgtggggacagagttGAGCGTGGCACCTCCACAGGAACCCCCTCCCTAGCCCTGCCCACGCTCCCTCACCGGCTCGGGGTGGCCTCGTCCCTGGGGGCGCTGCGGTGCGGGGCGGGGGGACGCGgcgctgctgtggtgctgctctTGTCGGGCTCCTCCGGCAGCTTCGCCAGGAGGGTGGTCGGGGGCTCAGCACCCGTGGGCTTCCGCCCCACAGACCTGGCAACAGGAGGGGTTGGGTGGCCCATGGGGCTTGAACGTCCCCATCGGGGTTCAGACCCCCAGGAGACGTTCAGACCCCATGGGATGGGTCTCAGCAGCCTAGATCAGGGCTCAGATCCCCAGCATGGGGCTTTGCCCTCTAGGATGAGGTTCAGCCACCAAAACACAGCCAGAGCCACATTTGgaggctcagagccccatccctgccctgagtGGCACAAAACTGGCATCAGGACTGTCCCCAGCCACATCCCACACACCAGCCTAGAGGGATACTCAAAGCAATAGCTGTGCTCAGGTGAACCCCTCAGACCTCCCgacccccaggtgccccccacCCTGCCAATCCCTGTCCCCCATACTTGGCATTGTCCTGGGTGGCCCTGGCACCTAGCAGCACCTTCCCTTTGCTGGCTGTCGTCTCATCCTTATCGATGCTGATCCACTCTGCCAGGGAACAGGGGCTCAGTGGTGGAGTCCTCTCCCCAGGGTGCCCCCCTGGGTGAGGGGTGCTCACCATAGAGCCTCTCGCGGGTGCCCAGGCGCTCCGTGGGCACCCAGACCTTCATGGAGCCACGGATATTGCCGGTCTCCTCACCGCGGTGGGACAGGTAGGTGAGGaactgctgggctgtgctgccaatCATGGACTTCAGGGCAATGACACACTCCCCTGGGGGTTACAGTGGGAGAGGTTGGGGGTCTACACCCCACAGACATCCGGTGCTGGTGTGGTGCTGGAGTGGACACTCACCATAGGACTCGTAGCCATCAAGGGACTTGACAGTGAGCAAGAGGTGCTGGTCCTGCAGGTACTCAATCTCAGAGAGGATGGGcttcagctgtggcagagggaAGGGGGTGCTGGCACTGAGCACGGGTCTCCCTGTCTGCAGCTTCCCACAGGAcccaccctgccagcccccagccccttctCACCGTGGGCAGCTGCCGGGATGACCACTGCACCTTGAGGAAGTTGATGTTGTCACTGCTCTGGCTGTCGTTCTCGAAGCTCTTCTTGAACTCTGTGATGGTAGCAGGACATGGCATCAATCCTTTAGCCTTCCAGGATGCCATGAGCTTCCTGAGACCCCTCTCAAgccctctgggaccccccacTGCCATTCCAGTCCTCACCTTCCAGGCAGGTAGAATAGAACTCGATGAAAAACTTGGTGCGACTGGAGGTCTTCACGATGGCTTCTATGCTCTCAAACTCAATGTATGCCTGCTCTGAGGACTTGGAGAGCCCTCCATGGAGAGGCAAGGCATTGGAATCTCCCTGGGGCCTCTCCATTTAGAGGGAGAGGTTTGACCATGGAGGGGCAGGGgccagcaagggatcccctaGGGCATAGGCACCTTTTTTGGAAACGAACTGGGATGTCACTCCCACTTCAAAGGAGCCGAAGACAGGTGAGTGGTCACTGGTGACAATGTCATCTGTGCACCCTGCAGCCAGAGGGAATGGGGAAGAAGTTAGGATGGAGAGGGGAGGACTGTCCCCAGAACAGAGTGCTGGGGGTGGTTATAGTGCTCACCATAAGCGTTGCAGTTGACATGAGTCTCGGGGTAGGACTTCCAGAGGATGCGGTCACACCAGGACGGCACGTTGGTACGCACCTGGCAGGGGTGGGGAGTGGATGGGGGTTCAGATTGGGGTGTCCTCCACTCCCCCAACTCCCCCTACCCAGCACCTACCCCTGTGGGCTTCTGCTTGTGCCAGACATAGGTGTCCCGGGAGCCCCGCTCGTAGCGGTAGGTTGGGGGGAAGGTGAtctcctcctcacctgcagggacagcagtgggtCAGGACAGTCCCCACAGCAGGGCCTGCAGCACCAGACCctcctggagcatccccagtTCTCACCAAAGCGCAGGAACACCTTgtgcttctccttctccagaTTGAGCTGATCGACCTTCAGCAGTGGCTCCAGCTCCTTGCGGCTGATGTAGTTGAGGATCTCCTGTGGGGACCAAGGTGttggcactgggctgggaggggaacCCTGACACTCCCAGCTGCCTTGCCACCCCCAGCCACCCCTTCCCCTGACCTGGATGTCCATGTCTAGGCGGTAATTGAGGTCCCCAAACCAGAAGAGGTGGGTGAAGCGAAGAGAAATGTCAAAGGAGCTCAGCTGCTTATCCCCCAGTGAGAGCAGGCGCAGGATGTCCAGGTAGTTCTGGTTCCTCCTGaagcaggggacacagggacagagtgtCACAGACATGAGGACAGggcctgtcccagcccagcccagggtgggggTGCTCACCGTGCAGTCTTCTCATTGCCAGAGGTGAGGTGGCAGTTGACAAAGCCAAAGGAGGTGCCATTGAACATGAAGGAGACACCCACAGCGCCCTTGTTCCCTGTGAGGAATTGGGGACATGGGATGTGATCAGGTAACCCCTGATTCTGCCTCAGAGACGGACACTCAGCCGGCCCCAGGTCACGTTGATGGGGCACAGTCCCCACCTGGCACATGCTGAGTGCCCATGCTGAGAGGCCTCCTCATGAAACGCCCCCCAGAGTCCCTCTCATGCAAAGCACACCTATCCAGGGCCTCCACATGCAACACAAACACTCCCAGAACCTTCCCCGTGCactgcacacagagccctcCTCGTGAAACACCCGTGCTCTGGGACCCCTCCCTGTGCACCAACAGGACCCCTCCACGTGCAACACACGCCAGGACCCCTCCTTGTGCAACcttgggacccctccccatgcAATGCCCACACACCAGGGCTCCTCATCATGCAAGGTACACATGCTGAGACTCCTCCTCATGCCACACATGCAACAACAGGACCCCCCCAGTGCAGACAGCCCAGGAGCCCCCCCAGTGCAGTGCACAGcccgtgtccctctgtgccctgctgtggccCTACCCAGGGTGTTGGCGATCCCTGTCTTGACGCTGGAGGTGCTGACGTGGCTGATGCGGTTCTCGTGCTCTGGCttcaccagcaccaccacctTGATGTTCCACAGGGACTGCATGGCCACCTGTGGgtgccagcaccctcagccCCCTGCCAGCATGCCCTGGGGCCCCCTGGGGCCACGGGGGCCCCTCTGGTGTGTCCACAGGGAATGCTCATTACTGCTTCACCAAGGGCTGTTGCCCATGGAATCCCACCACCATCAATCAGCATCCACCAGCTACCCAGCACCAGGAGACCACCCCAAAATACCTTATGTCACCAGACCTGGAGCACCCACAGCCACCCAGCACCACGAGAGCACCTCAGAACAGCCGGTGTCACAGAGCCAGAGCACAGCCACCCCCGGGACACTGAGCATCACACACCTCCACCACCCACCAGTGCCtgcaccccagagcccccagggtCCCCTGGTGCTTACCGGGCGGTACTCAACCTCGGTGAAGTCCTTGAGGACGGAGCGCAGGAAGTCCACCCACTCCTTGTCTCCCAGGGAATTCTCCTGGGTGCCAAAGACGTAGATGTCGTGCGGTATGGCCATCGTCACCTCGTCCAGGGTCTTGCCCAACCCCTTGGAGGTGATCCATGAAGTGATGTTCTTGGGGGGGGGAACGCTGCCTGCAGGGGGACAGCACAGTTAGGGGGGGACCCCAAGGCCCTGACACCCCACCAAGGGCTGCCCCAACCTTGCTCACCCATGTTCCAGGTGCCAATGAAGACAGAGATCATGTCAGGCTCGTCCTGGTGAGAATGCTTGTTCTTCATCAGCTGCAGAAGCTGACAGAAGGCCTCACGTTTCTGCAGAAGGGGGCAGTGAGTGGGGGTAGAGGGACTCCCTACAACCCTCTCCCACCCCCCTGCTTTGGCTCAGCCAAAGCTGGCACCTTCTGGGCATGGGGATCACCCCAGGGACATCACCCAGCCATCAGGCACCAGTACCCAGCGCTTGTCCCTGAGCCCTACCAGGGCCCAGGGGTTACAACCTGTCCCATCCCGTCCCTACAAGGGACCCCTTGTCCCCTACCCGCCTCCAGCTGAGCGTTACCCACCCGAGCACTGACAAAAATAAAGTCTTTCCGTTGCGTTTTatccttttccttctcaaaaACGATGCCCAGCTTGTTCTGCACCCGCTGTGACTTAATCAGCTGCCGAactgaggaggagaggaaagagcTGAGAGGGTGCTGGCTGCTAGCTGAGTGCTGGAACCCCCCCCAGTGCATGCTTTGGGGGACCCCCCAAGATGGGAACACCCCCAGCATGAGGAATCTCCCAGCTTCCAGCTCACCACTGAGCCTCACAGGGATGCTGCCCAGCACAAAGGGTGCTGGGGCCCTCCCAGACACCTCCCCACTCACTCTTGTCATGGGTGAAGGTGTTCCAGTCCTCCTGGGAGTCCTTCTGCTTCTTCAGCACCACTAGTTTACCCCCCTCCACATCCACGCTCAGCGTGTATTTCTGTGACTTCCCAATCTTGGTCAGGTCCCCCAGGGTGATATCCAGCTTCACCTgccaggggacactgggatgagggaggacacaggggacaccccagcaCCCCGTCTGGCATCTGGCCTCCCCCAGAGACACCTAGGGGTCTGTGCCCTCAGTGTCACACTGGAGGTACTTAGCTGATgctgaaatccccccaaaactccaaaagggagcagggcagggggtaGGGTCGGGCTCACCTCGAAGGTCTGCACAGGGATGCTCTTGGCCTTGCGGGAGAGGGGTTGAGGAGGGGTGGCTGGGGTGGCTGAGCTCATCTCCTGCAGGGCCTTCAGTGCCtgccagagccccagcagggtcAGCTGAGAGCCCACCAGTCCCCCAGCACCAACAacccatccagtcccaccaaTCTTCCAAGCCCCACCAGCCGTCAAAGTCC
Coding sequences within it:
- the INPPL1 gene encoding phosphatidylinositol 3,4,5-trisphosphate 5-phosphatase 2: MAGAGGAGCAGGAAPVPVPPWYHRDLSRAAAEEQLARAGRDGSFLVRDSESVAGAYALCLLFQKHVHTYRILPDEEDFLAVQTSQGVQVRRFKTLSELIALYLQPNQGLVCTLLFPVEREKEKETVEDRDYSDGEDEKPPLPPRSGSTSFSGTSAGLSPTGLGPSVPERPVESTNGLSSISHEYLKGSYSLDLEAVKGGANSLPHLNKTLVTSCKRLHSEVDKVLAGLEILSKVFDQQSSPMVSKILQQTAGQSGEQELENLVLKLSVLKDFLSSIEKKALKALQEMSSATPATPPQPLSRKAKSIPVQTFEVKLDITLGDLTKIGKSQKYTLSVDVEGGKLVVLKKQKDSQEDWNTFTHDKIRQLIKSQRVQNKLGIVFEKEKDKTQRKDFIFVSARKREAFCQLLQLMKNKHSHQDEPDMISVFIGTWNMGSVPPPKNITSWITSKGLGKTLDEVTMAIPHDIYVFGTQENSLGDKEWVDFLRSVLKDFTEVEYRPVAMQSLWNIKVVVLVKPEHENRISHVSTSSVKTGIANTLGNKGAVGVSFMFNGTSFGFVNCHLTSGNEKTARRNQNYLDILRLLSLGDKQLSSFDISLRFTHLFWFGDLNYRLDMDIQEILNYISRKELEPLLKVDQLNLEKEKHKVFLRFGEEEITFPPTYRYERGSRDTYVWHKQKPTGVRTNVPSWCDRILWKSYPETHVNCNAYGCTDDIVTSDHSPVFGSFEVGVTSQFVSKKGLSKSSEQAYIEFESIEAIVKTSSRTKFFIEFYSTCLEEFKKSFENDSQSSDNINFLKVQWSSRQLPTLKPILSEIEYLQDQHLLLTVKSLDGYESYGECVIALKSMIGSTAQQFLTYLSHRGEETGNIRGSMKVWVPTERLGTRERLYEWISIDKDETTASKGKVLLGARATQDNAKSVGRKPTGAEPPTTLLAKLPEEPDKSSTTAAPRPPAPHRSAPRDEATPSRSKVEAVPDVSGGPLKNSFNNPAYYVLEGVPHQLLVPGDPGKPPKAKVQVAVPERCQCPSACCGGESDEEEELGTLNLPPPDFPPPPLPRELELPQNTFLGTPKELLASSGCEDPKSHPAAFGEAPLPKLHPRPPPAARAGFGMEGAGGMPVPGALPAPGALPAPGGLPGGLLDDRSCSVLQMAKTLSEVDYGGGKGRVVPPPPLLAKGALPPRCLHPDYGRPLAFPPHSIQESIQEDLAEEALGRGVGTVPGVGEWLRALGLERYEEGLVRNGWDDLEFLSDITEEDLEEAGVLEPGHKRVLLESLQLRK